One genomic window of Deinococcus multiflagellatus includes the following:
- a CDS encoding Nramp family divalent metal transporter, protein MTRRAQAVLSGQHGRRGLGRVLPFLGPAVVASVAYMDPGNFATNIQGGAQFGYALLWVILAANLMAMLIQNLSAKLGIASGRNLPETIRDQWPRPVVWFYWVQAEIVAMATDLAEFLGAALAIHLLTGLPLIWGAAITGVVTFWLLTLQRRGFRPLELAIGAFVLVIGVAYLTQFVLARPALSALGPGFVPSFPGPEGVYLAVGIIGATVMPHVIYLHSALTQGRIPTRNDEEKRRLSRLNRIDVVVSMGLAGLINMSMLAVAAATFYGKNIEDAGNLETAYQTLTPLLGPAAAVAFATALLASGLSSSAVGTMAGQVIMQGFVRFTIPLWLRRTVTMLPAFVVILLGLDPTRVLVLSQVVLSFGVPFALVPLLLFTARRDLMGVLVSRPLVRAAGWLCAAVIIGLNAYLLWETFSG, encoded by the coding sequence ATGACCCGCCGCGCCCAGGCCGTGCTGTCCGGTCAGCACGGGCGGCGCGGGCTGGGGCGGGTGCTGCCGTTTCTGGGGCCAGCGGTGGTGGCCTCGGTGGCCTACATGGACCCGGGGAACTTCGCCACGAATATTCAGGGCGGCGCGCAGTTTGGCTACGCCCTGCTGTGGGTGATTCTGGCGGCCAACCTGATGGCCATGCTCATTCAGAACCTCAGCGCCAAGCTGGGCATTGCCAGTGGGCGCAACCTACCCGAAACCATCCGCGACCAGTGGCCCCGGCCGGTGGTGTGGTTTTACTGGGTGCAAGCCGAAATCGTGGCGATGGCAACCGATCTGGCCGAGTTTCTGGGCGCCGCGCTGGCCATTCACCTGCTCACGGGGCTGCCGCTGATCTGGGGCGCGGCCATTACCGGGGTGGTGACCTTCTGGCTGCTCACCCTGCAGCGGCGCGGCTTTCGCCCGCTGGAACTGGCCATCGGCGCGTTCGTGCTGGTAATCGGGGTGGCGTACCTGACGCAGTTCGTGCTGGCCCGGCCGGCGCTCTCGGCGCTGGGGCCAGGGTTTGTGCCCAGCTTTCCGGGGCCGGAAGGCGTGTATCTGGCGGTGGGGATCATCGGGGCCACCGTCATGCCCCACGTAATCTACCTGCATTCCGCCCTGACCCAGGGCCGCATTCCCACCCGCAACGACGAGGAAAAACGGCGCTTAAGCCGCCTGAACCGCATTGACGTGGTGGTCTCTATGGGGCTGGCCGGGCTGATCAACATGAGCATGCTGGCAGTGGCCGCTGCCACCTTTTACGGCAAGAACATTGAGGACGCGGGCAACCTGGAAACCGCCTACCAGACGCTGACCCCGCTGCTGGGCCCGGCAGCGGCGGTGGCGTTTGCCACGGCCCTGCTGGCCAGCGGCCTGAGCAGCAGCGCCGTGGGCACGATGGCCGGGCAGGTGATCATGCAGGGCTTCGTGCGCTTTACCATTCCGCTGTGGCTGCGCCGCACGGTGACCATGCTGCCCGCCTTTGTGGTCATTCTGCTGGGGCTGGACCCCACCCGCGTGCTGGTGCTCTCGCAGGTGGTCCTGAGTTTCGGGGTGCCGTTCGCCCTGGTGCCGCTCTTGCTGTTCACCGCGCGGCGCGACCTGATGGGCGTGCTGGTCAGCCGCCCCCTGGTGCGCGCGGCCGGCTGGCTGTGCGCGGCCGTGATCATCGGCCTGAACGCCTACCTGCTGTGGGAGACGTTTAGCGGATGA
- a CDS encoding GGDEF domain-containing response regulator, which yields MARLSQQQASSGHTVLVVDDDAELRGTVARLLRSCGHTVLTADGGEEALRLVREHDVHLMLLDYFMAGMTGEDVVRELRARGHGLQVVLQTGYASERPPRDMLRDLDIQGYHDKSEGPDKLLVWVDAALKAHRHVTAILASRDGLNHILQAAPQLHRLQSLDELLRGILLQLQGILGFSGACVAVVPGAHPGSGHPGSLLAVPSDQAFEVRVATGRFEGRQWHDLGDPERQAVVQAAQCGRPSREPLTTLPLQVGDRNVGVVLVDLAAPAAVQADLTLLEVFAAQAAVAIQNVQLFELATTDDLTGLMNRRAWAGRLDEALRLGARHGHPTSVMLIDVDHFKRVNDTYGHLAGDALLRRLGAALREQVRGTDLAARYGGEELAVLLPHTSLDGARVLAERLREHIAALRLDWDGQTVQVTASIGVATDPGGAGAVAGAAALLAQADEALYAAKAGGRNRVQVASALALAGEGG from the coding sequence ATGGCCCGCCTGAGCCAGCAGCAGGCCAGCAGTGGCCACACGGTCCTGGTGGTGGACGACGACGCCGAGCTGCGCGGCACGGTGGCGCGGCTGCTGCGCAGTTGCGGCCACACGGTCCTGACCGCCGACGGCGGCGAGGAAGCCCTGCGGCTGGTGAGGGAACACGACGTTCACCTGATGCTGCTGGACTACTTCATGGCCGGGATGACCGGCGAGGACGTGGTGCGCGAACTGCGCGCGCGTGGGCACGGCCTGCAGGTGGTGCTGCAGACCGGCTACGCCTCCGAGCGCCCGCCGCGCGACATGCTGCGCGACCTGGATATCCAGGGCTACCACGACAAATCCGAGGGCCCCGACAAACTGCTGGTGTGGGTGGACGCCGCCCTGAAGGCCCACCGCCACGTGACCGCCATTCTGGCCTCGCGCGACGGCCTGAACCACATTCTGCAGGCCGCGCCGCAGCTGCACCGCCTGCAATCGCTGGACGAACTGCTGCGCGGCATTCTGCTGCAGCTGCAGGGCATCCTGGGCTTTTCGGGAGCCTGCGTGGCGGTGGTGCCCGGCGCCCACCCCGGCAGCGGCCATCCCGGCAGCCTGCTGGCGGTGCCCAGCGATCAGGCCTTTGAGGTGCGCGTGGCCACCGGGCGCTTTGAGGGGCGGCAGTGGCACGACCTGGGCGACCCCGAACGGCAGGCCGTGGTGCAGGCCGCGCAGTGCGGGCGCCCCAGCCGCGAGCCGCTGACCACCCTGCCGCTGCAGGTGGGGGACCGCAACGTGGGCGTGGTGCTGGTGGACCTCGCCGCGCCCGCCGCCGTGCAGGCAGACCTGACACTGCTGGAAGTCTTTGCCGCGCAGGCGGCCGTGGCGATTCAGAACGTGCAGCTCTTTGAACTGGCAACCACCGACGACCTGACCGGCCTGATGAACCGCCGCGCCTGGGCCGGGCGGCTGGACGAGGCGCTGCGGCTGGGCGCCCGCCACGGCCACCCCACCAGCGTGATGCTCATTGACGTGGACCACTTCAAGCGGGTGAACGACACCTACGGGCATCTGGCCGGCGACGCCCTGCTGCGCCGCCTGGGCGCGGCGCTGCGCGAGCAGGTGCGCGGCACCGATCTGGCGGCGCGCTACGGCGGCGAGGAACTGGCGGTGCTGCTGCCCCACACCAGCCTGGACGGCGCGCGGGTGCTGGCCGAGCGCCTGCGCGAGCACATCGCCGCGCTGCGGCTGGACTGGGACGGCCAGACGGTGCAGGTCACCGCCAGCATTGGGGTGGCCACCGATCCGGGCGGCGCCGGGGCCGTGGCCGGCGCCGCCGCGCTGCTCGCCCAGGCCGACGAGGCGCTGTACGCCGCCAAGGCCGGCGGGCGCAACCGCGTGCAGGTGGCCAGCGCCCTGGCCCTGGCCGGCGAGGGGGGCTAA
- a CDS encoding PAS domain S-box protein, with product MSQLSEHSPVARLAALVQGVVWEADPQTQRATFVSSWVEPLLGFTPHEWMSTPHLWVSRLHPEDRDRVLASHARSLETGEPTSVEYRFLAAGGRTVWVRDLVTPLLEGGRVVALGGVMLDITAERAQQDALAAALGRFEKVFEASPMGMALVGTSGEMQHANAAFGAVVGATLETVFPAGDPAHAGLWTVPAQLGILQAALNAGAAVHDLHAQWRRTDGEVRDVLLSAESLDPEAGVALLMVRDVTARFQAEARLRASERRFRALVQRSSDLLTVISPSGKVRYASPAMQAVLGHDEEEALGEQVLNYMHPDEHAAIRAEFAKAVFGGPGATSRLTSRFRRRDGQYRWLEWVATNLLDDPDVQGMVMNSRDVTDWVLSEQALKESRRTFEVLFEASPDGVMLVDFAGEMPILKCNEVAARMKGYAPEELIGKSTYVALPNGEALLADPAANEAFRTRVREAGTLRFEAEHLRRDGSIYPVEINLALVTLQGREMLLSVERDISERRAAEAALQASQARLLSSEKLAGLGRLTAGLAHEINTPLAATLNELHEATRLAQEYRDSVGHPEVTDDDHREIARELATSLDAAQRNLSRIGDFIRKIRGHTRDTVSERRTFDAVAGVEDTLTMLAHEARAAKVNLLFERPREGVTLQGEPGRLTQVVTNLVVNAIHACPPGANVTVRFGQQAGARTLEVEDTGSGIPEDVLPRIFEPMFTTKEVGKGTGLGLSIIHDIVTGHFGGEILVDTRLGQGTTFTVTFPGLAPFTGKAAVQVAPGVESG from the coding sequence ATGTCCCAGCTCAGTGAACACAGCCCGGTGGCGCGGCTGGCGGCGCTGGTGCAGGGCGTGGTCTGGGAGGCCGATCCCCAGACCCAGCGCGCCACCTTTGTCTCCAGCTGGGTTGAGCCCCTGCTGGGCTTTACCCCACACGAGTGGATGAGTACCCCCCACCTCTGGGTCAGCCGCCTGCACCCCGAGGACCGCGACCGGGTGCTGGCCTCGCACGCGCGCAGCCTGGAGACGGGCGAACCCACCTCGGTGGAATACCGCTTTCTGGCCGCGGGTGGCCGCACCGTGTGGGTGCGCGACCTGGTCACGCCGCTGCTGGAGGGCGGCCGGGTGGTGGCGCTGGGTGGGGTGATGCTGGACATCACCGCCGAGCGGGCGCAGCAAGACGCCCTGGCCGCTGCCCTGGGGCGGTTTGAGAAGGTCTTTGAAGCCAGTCCCATGGGCATGGCCCTGGTCGGCACCAGCGGCGAGATGCAGCATGCCAACGCGGCCTTCGGCGCCGTGGTGGGCGCGACGCTGGAGACGGTGTTTCCGGCCGGTGACCCGGCGCACGCTGGCCTGTGGACCGTGCCCGCACAGCTGGGCATCCTGCAGGCCGCCCTGAACGCGGGCGCGGCCGTGCACGATCTCCATGCCCAGTGGCGCCGGACCGACGGCGAGGTGCGCGACGTGCTGCTCTCAGCCGAGTCGCTGGACCCAGAGGCGGGCGTGGCGCTGCTGATGGTGCGCGATGTCACGGCCCGCTTTCAGGCCGAGGCGCGCCTGCGGGCCAGTGAGCGGCGTTTCCGGGCCCTGGTACAGCGCAGCAGCGATCTGCTGACGGTGATCAGCCCCAGCGGCAAGGTGCGCTACGCCAGCCCAGCCATGCAGGCGGTGCTGGGCCACGATGAGGAAGAGGCCCTGGGGGAGCAGGTGCTGAATTACATGCACCCCGACGAACACGCGGCCATCCGCGCCGAGTTCGCCAAGGCGGTGTTTGGCGGCCCCGGCGCGACCTCGCGCCTGACCAGCCGCTTTCGCCGCCGCGACGGGCAGTACCGCTGGCTGGAGTGGGTGGCGACCAACCTGCTGGACGACCCCGATGTGCAGGGCATGGTGATGAACTCGCGCGACGTCACCGACTGGGTTCTGTCGGAGCAGGCCCTGAAAGAAAGCCGGCGCACCTTCGAGGTGCTGTTTGAGGCCTCGCCCGACGGCGTGATGCTGGTGGATTTTGCCGGCGAGATGCCCATCCTGAAGTGCAACGAGGTGGCGGCGCGCATGAAGGGGTATGCCCCCGAAGAACTGATTGGGAAAAGTACCTATGTGGCCCTGCCCAACGGTGAGGCGCTGCTGGCAGACCCCGCAGCGAACGAGGCCTTCCGCACGCGCGTGCGCGAGGCAGGGACCCTGCGCTTCGAAGCCGAGCACCTGCGCCGCGACGGCTCCATTTACCCGGTCGAGATCAACCTCGCGCTGGTGACGTTGCAGGGGCGCGAGATGCTGCTGAGTGTAGAGCGCGACATCAGCGAGCGCCGGGCCGCCGAAGCCGCGCTGCAGGCCAGCCAGGCGCGGCTGCTGTCCAGCGAGAAACTGGCCGGGCTGGGGCGCCTGACCGCCGGCCTGGCCCACGAGATCAACACGCCGCTGGCCGCCACCCTGAACGAACTGCACGAAGCCACGCGCCTGGCCCAGGAGTACCGGGATTCGGTGGGCCACCCCGAGGTCACCGACGACGACCACCGCGAGATTGCCCGGGAACTGGCCACCAGCCTTGACGCCGCGCAGCGCAACCTGAGCCGAATTGGCGACTTTATCCGCAAGATTCGTGGCCACACCCGCGACACCGTCTCTGAGCGCCGCACCTTCGACGCGGTGGCGGGCGTGGAAGACACGCTGACCATGCTGGCCCACGAGGCCCGCGCCGCCAAGGTCAATCTGCTGTTCGAGCGCCCCCGGGAGGGCGTGACCTTGCAGGGCGAGCCGGGCCGCCTGACCCAAGTGGTGACCAACCTGGTGGTCAATGCCATCCACGCCTGCCCGCCCGGGGCCAATGTCACGGTGCGTTTTGGGCAGCAGGCCGGCGCGCGCACCCTGGAAGTCGAAGACACCGGCAGCGGCATCCCCGAAGACGTGCTGCCGCGCATTTTCGAGCCCATGTTCACCACCAAGGAAGTGGGCAAGGGCACGGGTCTGGGCCTGTCCATCATCCACGACATCGTGACTGGGCACTTTGGCGGCGAGATTCTGGTGGACACCCGGCTGGGCCAGGGCACCACCTTCACGGTGACCTTTCCCGGCCTCGCCCCTTTCACCGGAAAGGCGGCCGTGCAGGTCGCGCCGGGCGTTGAAAGCGGGTAG
- the aat gene encoding leucyl/phenylalanyl-tRNA--protein transferase, giving the protein MPTAEPWLRSPDPLTREVARAYAEGAFLMDNGDGLQFYTVENRALVPLTEDDGLHIPRRLGRELKHFELKVNTAFPEVLAGCRGELPGSPPRDGQWISEELAAIYQHLHATGLAHSFEAWRGGELAGGVLGLVLGGAFIAESKFHRQTNGSKAALIGLARRLHARGFALLDAQILTPHLETLGVKEVGGRAYRAQLKAALALDVTLEDEEAVP; this is encoded by the coding sequence GTGCCCACCGCCGAGCCCTGGCTGCGCAGCCCCGACCCCCTGACGCGCGAGGTGGCGCGCGCCTACGCCGAGGGCGCTTTTTTAATGGACAACGGCGACGGGCTGCAGTTTTACACGGTAGAAAACCGCGCCCTGGTGCCCCTGACCGAAGACGACGGCCTGCACATTCCCCGGCGCCTGGGGCGCGAGCTGAAGCACTTTGAGCTGAAGGTGAACACCGCGTTCCCCGAGGTGCTGGCCGGCTGCCGGGGCGAGTTGCCGGGCAGCCCCCCGCGCGACGGGCAGTGGATCAGCGAGGAACTGGCCGCCATCTACCAGCACCTGCACGCTACGGGCCTCGCCCATTCCTTCGAGGCGTGGCGCGGCGGCGAACTGGCCGGCGGCGTGCTGGGGCTGGTGCTGGGCGGCGCCTTTATCGCCGAGAGCAAGTTTCACCGCCAGACGAACGGCAGCAAGGCGGCGCTGATTGGCCTGGCGCGCCGTCTGCACGCCCGTGGCTTTGCCCTGCTGGACGCCCAGATTCTGACCCCCCACCTGGAGACCCTGGGGGTGAAGGAGGTGGGGGGCCGCGCCTACCGCGCCCAGCTGAAGGCGGCCCTGGCGCTGGATGTGACGTTGGAGGACGAGGAAGCCGTGCCCTGA
- a CDS encoding PaaI family thioesterase, producing the protein MAQPAPLPTPEALNALGEGHLPGLIGIRFTQVERERLRSELTVRPELLAPNGFLHAASVVALADTTCGYGTRLLLPEGASGFTTIELKSNHLGTARAGRVTCEARNVHAGRTTQVWDAEVHDEAGKLMALFRCTQAVLYPR; encoded by the coding sequence ATGGCTCAGCCTGCCCCCCTGCCCACCCCCGAGGCCCTGAACGCCCTGGGCGAAGGCCACCTGCCCGGCCTGATCGGCATTCGCTTTACCCAGGTGGAGCGCGAGCGCCTGCGCAGCGAACTGACGGTGCGCCCCGAACTGCTGGCCCCCAACGGCTTTCTGCACGCCGCCAGCGTGGTGGCCCTGGCCGACACCACCTGCGGCTACGGCACGCGCCTGCTGCTGCCAGAAGGGGCGAGCGGCTTTACCACCATTGAACTGAAAAGCAACCACCTGGGCACCGCACGCGCGGGCCGGGTGACCTGCGAGGCGCGCAATGTCCACGCTGGGCGCACCACCCAGGTCTGGGACGCCGAGGTGCACGATGAGGCCGGCAAGTTGATGGCGCTCTTCCGCTGCACGCAGGCCGTGCTGTACCCCCGCTAG
- the recF gene encoding DNA replication/repair protein RecF (All proteins in this family for which functions are known are DNA-binding proteins that assist the filamentation of RecA onto DNA for the initiation of recombination or recombinational repair.) produces MRLDSLSTLNYRNLAPCTLRFPAGVTGVFGENGAGKTNLLEAAYLALTGQTDVSRLEQLVQSGETEAYVRADLESGGSLSVQEVGLGRGRRQLKQDGVRVRTGDLPRGSAVWIRPEDSELVFGPPAGRRAYLDSLLSRLSARYAEHLARYERTVSQRNAALRGGEAWAMHVWDDALVRLGTEIMRVRRRALVRLNELAAEANAGLGSHKPLTLSLQESTTPETYAADLAARQSEELARGSTVTGPHRDDLLLTLGDFPASEYASRGEGRTVALALRRAELELLAERYGERPVLLIDDFSAELDPGRRAFLLDLASSVPQAIVTGTERAPGAALTLRAHAGRFTPEGEGAGGGATEADAVPTEAPVAEVGT; encoded by the coding sequence GTGCGTCTGGACTCGCTCTCCACCCTGAACTACCGGAACCTCGCCCCCTGTACCCTCCGCTTTCCGGCCGGGGTCACGGGCGTGTTCGGGGAAAATGGCGCGGGCAAGACCAACCTGCTGGAAGCCGCCTACCTCGCCCTGACCGGCCAGACCGATGTGAGCCGCCTGGAACAGCTGGTGCAGTCCGGCGAAACCGAGGCCTACGTGCGCGCCGACCTGGAATCGGGGGGCAGCCTGAGCGTGCAGGAGGTGGGCCTGGGGCGCGGGCGGCGGCAACTCAAGCAGGACGGGGTGCGGGTGCGCACCGGCGACCTGCCCCGGGGCAGCGCGGTGTGGATTCGCCCCGAGGACAGCGAACTGGTGTTTGGGCCCCCGGCGGGGCGCCGCGCCTATCTGGATTCGCTGCTGTCGCGCCTGAGCGCGCGCTACGCCGAGCACCTGGCCCGTTACGAGCGCACGGTCTCGCAGCGCAACGCCGCGCTGCGCGGCGGCGAGGCCTGGGCCATGCATGTGTGGGACGACGCGCTGGTGCGCCTGGGCACCGAGATCATGCGGGTGCGCCGCCGCGCCCTGGTGCGCCTGAACGAACTGGCCGCCGAGGCCAACGCGGGCCTGGGCAGCCACAAACCCCTGACCCTGAGCCTGCAGGAATCCACCACCCCCGAGACCTACGCCGCCGACCTGGCCGCCCGCCAGAGCGAGGAACTGGCGCGCGGCTCCACCGTCACCGGGCCCCACCGCGACGACCTGCTGCTAACCCTGGGCGACTTTCCGGCCAGCGAATATGCCAGCCGGGGCGAGGGCCGCACCGTGGCCCTGGCGCTGCGCCGGGCCGAACTGGAACTGCTGGCCGAGCGCTACGGCGAGCGTCCGGTGCTGCTGATTGACGACTTTTCGGCCGAACTGGACCCCGGGCGGCGGGCCTTTTTGCTGGACCTGGCCTCCAGCGTGCCGCAGGCCATCGTGACCGGCACCGAGCGGGCCCCGGGCGCGGCGCTGACCCTGCGCGCCCACGCCGGGCGCTTTACCCCCGAGGGCGAGGGGGCCGGGGGCGGGGCGACAGAGGCCGACGCCGTGCCCACCGAAGCACCCGTGGCCGAGGTGGGCACATGA
- a CDS encoding DUF721 domain-containing protein — translation MTRGRRLSGPLRLGDLMGATLGTARLTRGIQRARAILLWPQAVGPEIARLTRPRTQQGSTLFIEVRDSATAHHLSMQRHHFLRALNALLGEGSTPLTEIRFSVGTVREAPAPVTPPPLPAPDRARARQLAQGVSDDLKPAVLRAAEAITRARKWREEQGWRPCPVCGEASKEQPCRACTLTLADPNVKRAARTLLRAPERLDSMREVLGNSGVHAARHLALEQLSSQLDLLALECVRSGQDNGYRDFLEQQAQVYLALLLRRPRGALRRSDRAALPEAARNVLNAGPG, via the coding sequence ATGACCCGGGGCCGCCGCCTGAGCGGCCCGCTGCGCCTGGGCGACCTGATGGGCGCCACCCTGGGCACCGCCCGATTGACCCGGGGCATTCAGCGCGCGCGCGCCATCCTGCTGTGGCCGCAGGCGGTGGGGCCGGAGATCGCCCGCCTGACCCGCCCGCGTACCCAGCAGGGGAGCACCCTGTTCATAGAGGTGCGAGACAGCGCCACCGCCCACCACCTCAGCATGCAGCGCCACCATTTTCTGCGGGCGCTGAACGCCCTGCTGGGCGAGGGCAGCACCCCACTGACCGAGATCCGCTTCAGCGTGGGCACCGTGCGCGAGGCCCCCGCGCCGGTCACGCCGCCGCCGCTGCCCGCCCCGGACCGCGCGCGGGCCCGCCAACTGGCCCAGGGCGTCAGCGACGATCTGAAACCTGCGGTGCTGCGGGCCGCCGAGGCCATCACCCGGGCCCGCAAGTGGCGCGAGGAGCAGGGCTGGCGCCCCTGCCCGGTGTGCGGCGAGGCCAGCAAGGAGCAGCCCTGCCGCGCCTGCACCCTCACCCTGGCCGACCCCAACGTGAAGCGCGCCGCCCGCACGCTGCTGCGCGCCCCGGAGCGCCTGGACAGCATGCGCGAGGTGCTGGGCAACAGCGGCGTTCATGCGGCGCGGCATCTGGCCCTGGAGCAGCTGAGCAGCCAGCTGGACCTGCTGGCCCTGGAATGCGTGCGCAGCGGCCAGGACAACGGCTACCGCGATTTTCTGGAGCAGCAGGCGCAGGTGTATCTGGCCCTGCTGCTGCGCCGTCCCCGGGGTGCGCTGCGCCGCAGCGACCGCGCCGCCCTGCCCGAAGCCGCACGCAACGTGCTGAACGCCGGACCCGGCTGA
- a CDS encoding MogA/MoaB family molybdenum cofactor biosynthesis protein → MTQPRGPQAPTPDTGAASHRQRAPRAVRVAVLTISDTRTPETDESGAYLRAELQAAGHELVAYRVVRDDAVDIRSALVPFTREATVVLCSGGTGITGRDVTVPVVESLITKPIPGFGELFRMLSYQQVGGAAMLSRAVAGLVRGAVVFAMPGSLNAVKTAWEGILKTEIGHLAYEIERQAQPGVLPGAPLATPASVPPAPGAGGGVATGIGRHRKGGRDE, encoded by the coding sequence ATGACCCAGCCTCGCGGCCCGCAAGCGCCCACCCCCGACACCGGCGCCGCCAGCCACCGCCAGCGCGCCCCCCGGGCCGTGCGGGTGGCGGTGCTGACGATCAGCGACACCCGCACCCCGGAGACCGATGAAAGCGGCGCCTACCTGCGCGCCGAACTGCAGGCCGCCGGGCACGAACTGGTGGCCTACCGCGTGGTGCGCGACGACGCCGTGGACATCCGCTCGGCGCTGGTGCCCTTTACCCGCGAGGCCACGGTGGTGCTGTGCTCTGGCGGCACCGGCATCACCGGGCGCGACGTGACGGTGCCGGTGGTCGAGAGCCTGATCACCAAACCGATCCCTGGGTTCGGGGAACTGTTCCGTATGCTCAGCTACCAGCAGGTGGGCGGCGCGGCCATGCTGTCGCGGGCGGTGGCGGGGCTGGTGCGCGGCGCGGTGGTGTTTGCCATGCCCGGCAGCTTGAATGCCGTGAAAACCGCCTGGGAGGGCATCCTGAAAACCGAGATCGGGCACCTCGCCTACGAGATCGAGCGGCAGGCCCAGCCCGGGGTGCTGCCGGGCGCCCCGCTGGCCACCCCGGCCAGCGTGCCCCCGGCGCCGGGGGCGGGCGGCGGGGTGGCCACCGGCATCGGGCGGCACCGCAAGGGTGGCCGTGACGAGTGA
- the truD gene encoding tRNA pseudouridine(13) synthase TruD, with the protein MSLVFDWSALRALTTEAGTGGTLRQHPQDFRVEELPAYPLSGEGDHLFVQLEKIGHTTAHVLRELGTQLGVKDRDIGVAGLKDRHAVTTQWLSLPARYEARLEQFAFSGVRVLQVTRHTNKLGLGHLRGNRFVVRVRGAPGQAEQAARLLAHLQSSGVPNYFGPQRFGLGGLNAEEGLRVVRGESRVRDPRVRRFLTTALQSVVFNAFVSLRLERGVFDALLAGDMAKKHDTGGVFQVEDAAAESPRAARGEVSATGTLFGKKVRPLSAEAGELEREALGTLGLSPEMFHSRKGDRRLTRVFLEEASVEPADDGYVLAFALPRGSFATSVLREIMKTPVDAPDTDSPDTEGGATESEDEGVSA; encoded by the coding sequence GTGAGTCTGGTGTTTGACTGGTCGGCGCTGCGCGCCCTGACAACCGAGGCGGGCACAGGCGGGACCCTGCGCCAGCACCCGCAGGACTTCCGGGTGGAAGAGCTGCCTGCCTACCCGCTGTCGGGCGAGGGCGACCACCTGTTTGTTCAGCTGGAAAAGATCGGCCACACCACCGCGCACGTGCTGCGCGAACTGGGCACGCAGCTGGGGGTCAAGGACCGCGATATCGGCGTGGCGGGGCTCAAGGACCGCCACGCGGTCACCACCCAGTGGCTGAGCCTCCCGGCGCGCTATGAAGCCCGGCTGGAGCAGTTCGCCTTCAGCGGCGTGCGGGTGCTGCAGGTCACGCGGCACACCAACAAGCTGGGCTTGGGCCACCTGCGGGGCAACCGCTTTGTGGTGCGGGTGCGCGGCGCCCCGGGGCAGGCGGAGCAGGCCGCGCGCCTGCTGGCGCACCTGCAGAGCAGCGGCGTGCCCAACTACTTTGGCCCGCAGCGGTTTGGCCTGGGCGGGCTGAACGCCGAAGAGGGCCTGCGCGTGGTGCGTGGCGAGTCGCGCGTGCGCGACCCCCGGGTGCGGCGCTTTCTGACCACGGCCCTGCAGAGTGTGGTGTTTAACGCCTTTGTCAGTCTGCGCCTGGAACGCGGGGTCTTTGACGCCCTGCTGGCCGGCGACATGGCCAAGAAACACGACACCGGCGGTGTGTTTCAGGTCGAGGACGCTGCCGCCGAGTCGCCCCGCGCCGCCCGGGGCGAGGTCAGCGCCACCGGCACCCTGTTTGGCAAGAAGGTGCGCCCCCTGAGCGCCGAAGCCGGGGAACTGGAGCGCGAAGCCCTGGGCACCCTGGGCCTGAGTCCCGAGATGTTTCACTCGCGCAAGGGCGACCGCCGCCTGACGCGGGTGTTTCTGGAAGAAGCCAGCGTGGAGCCTGCGGACGACGGTTATGTCCTGGCCTTCGCCCTGCCGCGCGGCAGTTTCGCCACCAGCGTGCTGCGCGAGATCATGAAGACCCCCGTGGACGCCCCAGATACCGACAGTCCGGACACCGAGGGCGGGGCCACCGAATCCGAGGACGAAGGAGTCAGCGCATGA
- a CDS encoding DUF3293 domain-containing protein, whose amino-acid sequence MPDPALRAAFLGAHYGLSGTRVSLQGTAPGFRPAWAPPGGRWAMITAYNPGAQPQSHADNVAAHARLREQAAPWAPLETVNGSGPHAEPSLLLRGVPLREAAALGRAAGQVAIVWGVGHRAALVWLPGDRVQVERHWLSPVTEE is encoded by the coding sequence GTGCCGGACCCCGCCCTGCGCGCCGCCTTTCTGGGCGCACATTACGGCCTGAGCGGCACCCGCGTGTCCCTGCAGGGCACCGCGCCCGGTTTCCGGCCCGCGTGGGCGCCCCCAGGGGGCCGCTGGGCCATGATCACCGCCTACAACCCCGGCGCGCAGCCCCAGAGCCACGCCGACAACGTGGCGGCCCATGCCCGGCTGCGTGAACAGGCCGCCCCCTGGGCCCCGCTGGAGACGGTCAATGGCAGTGGGCCCCACGCCGAACCCAGCCTGCTGCTGCGCGGCGTGCCCCTGCGCGAGGCCGCCGCATTGGGCCGGGCCGCCGGGCAGGTCGCCATCGTGTGGGGCGTGGGCCACCGCGCTGCCCTGGTGTGGCTGCCGGGGGACAGGGTGCAGGTTGAGCGGCACTGGCTAAGCCCTGTGACCGAGGAATAG